Proteins co-encoded in one Streptomyces roseochromogenus subsp. oscitans DS 12.976 genomic window:
- a CDS encoding methylated-DNA--[protein]-cysteine S-methyltransferase: protein MTSSTSSFHTVIDSPYGPLTLVADTDGDADGALCGLYMAGQRHRPPEETFGPRDDDLPCFAAARKQLSAYFAGELQEFTLELALKGTPFQRSVWQLLTRIPYGETRTYGQLADALGKPQASRAVGLANGRNPIGIIVPCHRVIGSDGSLTGYGGGLDRKRRLLDFERGAALFSA from the coding sequence GTGACATCCTCGACATCCTCGTTCCACACCGTGATCGACAGCCCGTACGGCCCGCTCACCCTGGTCGCCGACACCGACGGCGACGCCGACGGCGCCCTGTGCGGCCTGTACATGGCCGGCCAGCGGCACCGCCCGCCCGAGGAGACCTTCGGCCCGCGCGACGACGACCTGCCCTGCTTCGCCGCGGCACGGAAGCAGCTGTCGGCCTACTTCGCGGGCGAGTTGCAGGAATTCACCCTCGAACTCGCCCTGAAGGGAACGCCGTTCCAGCGCAGCGTCTGGCAACTGCTCACCCGCATCCCCTACGGCGAGACCCGCACCTACGGCCAACTCGCCGACGCCCTCGGTAAACCCCAGGCCTCCCGCGCGGTCGGCCTCGCCAACGGCCGCAACCCGATCGGCATCATCGTCCCCTGCCATCGCGTGATCGGCTCCGACGGCAGCCTCACCGGCTACGGCGGCGGCCTGGACCGCAAACGCCGCCTGCTCGACTTCGAACGGGGAGCGGCCCTCTTCTCAGCGTGA
- a CDS encoding NUDIX domain-containing protein has translation MTTTPDFAMYIASLPRVLAGAAALFRDAEGRVLLVEPNYREGWALPGGTIESDDGETPRQGARRETLEEIGLDREPGRLLAVDWVHGTARPPLVAYLYDGGILTETDLKAIRLQEEELLSWRLVPREQITAHLPGALGRRVLAALDVLADGTGTAELENGHRVA, from the coding sequence ATGACCACGACTCCTGACTTCGCCATGTACATCGCGAGCCTGCCCCGTGTCCTCGCCGGTGCCGCCGCGCTCTTCCGGGACGCCGAGGGGCGCGTGCTGCTGGTCGAGCCCAACTACCGCGAGGGCTGGGCACTTCCGGGCGGCACGATCGAGTCCGACGACGGGGAGACCCCGCGCCAGGGCGCCCGCCGCGAGACGCTGGAGGAGATCGGGCTGGACCGGGAGCCGGGCCGGCTGCTGGCCGTGGACTGGGTGCACGGCACGGCCCGGCCGCCGCTGGTGGCGTACCTGTACGACGGCGGGATCCTCACGGAGACCGACCTGAAGGCCATCCGCCTCCAGGAGGAGGAGCTGCTGTCCTGGCGGCTGGTGCCGCGCGAGCAGATCACCGCCCATCTGCCCGGCGCCCTCGGCCGCCGCGTCCTGGCCGCCCTGGACGTCCTCGCGGACGGCACCGGCACCGCGGAGCTGGAGAACGGCCACCGGGTGGCATGA
- a CDS encoding SIR2 family NAD-dependent protein deacylase, with protein MDRPLVAILSGAGISTDSGIPDYRGPNGLWRRDPEAEKLVTYEYYMADPEIRRRSWQLRRKNRALKAEPNAAHRAVAELERSGLPVRVITQNVDGLHQLAGMPARKVLELHGSARSVVCTRCHARGPMADALARVEAGEEDPACEECGGILKSATVMFGERLDPVVLGEALAISKACTVFLAVGSSLQVQPAAGLVGVAADNGAHLIIVNAEPTPYDELADEVVREPIGTALPPLLERLRRTGR; from the coding sequence ATGGACAGGCCCCTCGTAGCCATTCTCAGTGGCGCAGGTATCTCCACCGATTCCGGAATCCCTGACTACCGGGGTCCTAACGGGCTCTGGCGGCGGGATCCCGAGGCCGAGAAGCTCGTCACGTACGAGTACTACATGGCGGACCCGGAGATCCGGCGGCGCTCCTGGCAGCTGCGGCGGAAGAACCGCGCCCTGAAGGCCGAGCCGAATGCCGCGCACCGGGCCGTCGCCGAGCTGGAGCGGTCCGGCCTCCCGGTGCGGGTCATCACTCAGAACGTGGACGGGCTGCACCAGCTGGCCGGGATGCCCGCCCGGAAGGTGCTCGAACTGCACGGCAGCGCACGGAGTGTCGTATGCACCCGGTGCCATGCGCGCGGGCCGATGGCGGACGCCCTCGCCCGGGTCGAGGCCGGTGAGGAGGACCCGGCGTGCGAGGAGTGCGGGGGCATCCTGAAGTCGGCGACGGTCATGTTCGGCGAGCGGCTGGATCCGGTGGTGCTCGGCGAGGCCCTGGCGATCAGCAAGGCGTGCACCGTGTTCCTCGCCGTCGGCAGCAGTCTGCAGGTGCAGCCCGCCGCCGGGCTGGTCGGCGTCGCCGCCGACAACGGCGCGCACCTGATCATCGTCAACGCCGAGCCGACGCCGTACGACGAACTGGCCGACGAGGTCGTACGCGAGCCGATCGGCACCGCGCTGCCCCCGCTGCTGGAACGGCTGCGCCGGACCGGCCGGTGA
- a CDS encoding ADP-ribosylglycohydrolase family protein, with the protein MTSRRPGSDDLADRVHGGWLGRIAGNMLGKPVEQGEVWTRERIDRYLRKAAALPLTDYLPEPADPADGAVLRPEWRQCVRGRIHGSVRDDDVDYAILGLHLLETHGFGFSTEQVGDLWLLRLPYLQTFTAERAAYRNLANGLKPPLTATYDNPYQEWIGALIRADAYGWTRPGDPAGAAGLARRDAVLSHTGNGVYGAMWAAALIAAAFTAPTVRDALDAALGVIPASSRLARTVRRVMTLHETRLPWEETLATVTAETAGLGWIHTVPNAAVLTAGLLYGDGDFTRTIALTVRGGLDTDSNGATAGSVAGVLNGAAAIPAQWTDPLEDTVRSAVFGFDGVRISALAERTLRLAPPRP; encoded by the coding sequence ATGACCAGCCGACGCCCCGGATCCGACGACCTCGCCGACCGTGTCCACGGCGGCTGGCTCGGCCGGATCGCGGGCAACATGCTCGGCAAGCCGGTCGAGCAGGGCGAGGTGTGGACCCGCGAGCGCATCGACCGGTATCTGCGCAAGGCCGCGGCCCTGCCGCTCACCGACTATCTGCCCGAGCCCGCCGACCCGGCCGACGGCGCCGTACTGCGCCCGGAGTGGCGCCAGTGCGTGCGCGGCCGGATCCACGGCAGTGTGCGCGACGACGACGTGGACTACGCGATCCTCGGGCTGCACCTGCTGGAGACACACGGCTTCGGTTTCAGCACCGAGCAGGTCGGCGACCTGTGGCTGCTGCGCCTGCCGTATCTGCAGACCTTCACCGCGGAGCGGGCGGCGTACCGCAACCTCGCGAACGGACTGAAACCACCGCTGACAGCGACGTACGACAATCCGTACCAGGAGTGGATCGGCGCGCTGATCCGTGCCGACGCCTACGGCTGGACCCGCCCCGGCGACCCGGCGGGCGCCGCCGGCCTCGCCCGCCGGGACGCGGTGCTGTCGCACACCGGGAACGGCGTCTACGGCGCCATGTGGGCCGCAGCGCTGATCGCCGCGGCCTTCACCGCCCCCACCGTGCGGGACGCGCTCGATGCGGCCCTCGGCGTGATCCCGGCCAGCAGCCGGCTCGCCCGTACCGTACGGCGGGTCATGACGCTGCACGAGACGCGGCTGCCCTGGGAGGAGACCCTGGCCACCGTGACCGCGGAGACCGCCGGGCTCGGCTGGATCCACACCGTGCCGAACGCCGCCGTCCTCACCGCCGGGCTGCTGTACGGCGACGGCGACTTCACCCGGACCATCGCGCTGACCGTGCGCGGCGGCCTGGACACCGACTCCAACGGGGCGACGGCGGGCTCGGTGGCCGGGGTCCTCAACGGCGCGGCGGCGATCCCCGCCCAGTGGACGGATCCGCTGGAGGACACGGTCCGGAGTGCGGTGTTCGGCTTCGACGGCGTACGGATCAGTGCGCTGGCAGAACGCACCCTGCGCCTGGCGCCGCCTCGGCCGTAG